The Haloplanus sp. CK5-1 genome segment CGAAGAACATCACGACCGGATTCGACAGGATCTTCTACAACAGTCAAAGCTGAAAAACCACATTTTAGACGCCATTACGGGCGAAGATTTTGTTGCCCTCATCATTATTGACGGGCTCTCATACGATGCCCTTCGGACGGTTAGTAATGAAATTCTCCAGCCAGTGATTGTAGACGGGATTACAACGACCGAGCCCGGATTCAGACGGATTATCTATGGTGGTGACCCAGCATCAATATACGCTTCTCTGACCGGAGAAGGATTCTACACCGGATATGGGTTCACATACTGGGAGCGCGGCCAGGAAGATCTCTCAACCGATCTCCATTCAGCGATGGGGCAGAATATCCACCGTATCCGTGATTTCGATGAGGTCATCTCAACACTCGAAGCCGATGCACCATTCACAGAGAAGACGTACGTACAAGTAACCAGAATGGGACTAGACCAAGATTCACACAACCGGAAAGAGAATCCGAATCGTAATGTTGTACGTGACGAAATCTTATCCGACGTAAAATCGCTCGCAGAAACCGCCTCAACTATGTCTGATAACTTCCGCATCTTCATGACTGCTGACCATGGCATCCTCTGGCGAGACCAACTCCCAGAAGACCCGCCGATCGTTCATGACGAATGGACGAACCACGCACGATTCCTAACCGGACAGCATAATCTAGAACATGGGATGGTTGTCAAGGATTCCACGGATCCAACTACCGGATTGGCGTACCCATACCTAACCCGGGAACTGAAAAATACTGAGTGGGGTGTCCACGGTGGCTTCTCATATCAGGAATCCATCGTCCCGCTCATCGAAGTTACATCACCAGGTGATCTCGAATGAGACTGTTCATCGGAGAAGAACTCGAAAACGGCGAAGACACGTACATAGATGCAACAAGCGCCAGGTCAATCCTTGCCTGCGGAAAACGCGGAACCGGGAAAAGCTATGCACTCGGTGACATTGTAGAGGAGATCCACACCGAAGGAATCGACGTTGTTCCTCTCGTGATTGACCCGATGGGGATTTACTGGACAATGGCGGAAGAAAATGAGGAACAACGGGACCTGCTTTGGGACTGGGGGCTAAACGAAGAAGGTTTTCCTGTGAATCTGCTCGTTCCCGGTGAACCTGAAGAGCGGTTCGACGAAGAAGTTCTGAGAGAGTTTGAACGCCGCGGAATCGATATTAACCCGTTGCTGCTGAACCCGTCAGATATGTCTCCTGACGGGTGGTGTGACCTCTTTGACCTGAATATCAACAAGCCCATGGGGATTGCTCTGTACCGGGCAGTCCGAAAGCTGAACGACGAATATGAGGATGGAGATTTCTATCTCGATGACATCATAAAGAAGATCGAGATGGATGGTGACGCGAACGAGCGAACCCAAGAAGCCCTTCTAAACCGGTTAGAAATGGCTCATGACTGGGGGATTTTCGCTGATTCCTACCAGGACATCTTCCGGACTGTTGACGAAGATCGAATCAATATCCTGGATGTCAGTGTCATCGAACCTGGAAAATACGGACTCCGAAACCTCGTTGTCGAGGTACTCGGAAAGGAACTGTTCCGTCGTCGCCAGGCTGCTCGTCGGCGAGAAGAACTCCAGCTCGGTGTTGATATTCCGAAGGTGTGGCTGTTCATCGACGAAGCACACAACTTCGTGCCGAGCGGGAAATCATCACTGGCAAAGGACACAATTATCCGGTGGGTGAAAGAAGGCCGCCAACCGGGCTTGTCAATCGTCGTTGCAACGCAGCAACCATCGGCAATTGACAGCAATGTCCTGTCGCAATGCGACGTGATTCTGTGTCATAAGATCACGACGAGAGAGGACATTAAATCGCTCAACAAACTCAGTCAGGACTACATGAGTGGTGCGCTGAAGACC includes the following:
- a CDS encoding ATP-binding protein yields the protein MRLFIGEELENGEDTYIDATSARSILACGKRGTGKSYALGDIVEEIHTEGIDVVPLVIDPMGIYWTMAEENEEQRDLLWDWGLNEEGFPVNLLVPGEPEERFDEEVLREFERRGIDINPLLLNPSDMSPDGWCDLFDLNINKPMGIALYRAVRKLNDEYEDGDFYLDDIIKKIEMDGDANERTQEALLNRLEMAHDWGIFADSYQDIFRTVDEDRINILDVSVIEPGKYGLRNLVVEVLGKELFRRRQAARRREELQLGVDIPKVWLFIDEAHNFVPSGKSSLAKDTIIRWVKEGRQPGLSIVVATQQPSAIDSNVLSQCDVILCHKITTREDIKSLNKLSQDYMSGALKTYVQNIDNVGEAVYVDDEEETVKMVQIRPRKSKHGGGEA